Part of the Sporomusa termitida genome, TGCTAACTTCCCGGTCATTCTGCCCGTTAATTACAAACTCAAACCGCTGCAACACCAAGGCCAGTTCTGCCCGCAACTGCCCGCGCAACTCTTCATACAGCCGTTCAGCCCGGGCGATAAGCAGCCGGTTTTCCTGGCGGTCACGCGGATGCACCTTGATTTTGTTCAGCGCCGCCAGACGCCTGTCAATTTCTGCTTTTGCCATGGAGCCGGGCCTTTCCTCAATTACTGTTTTCTTCTTCAGGCCGGTCTCCACCGCCAAAACCTCAACCTCCAGGATGCCATTAATATCATATGTATACCGGACATCAATGGCCTGGCTGCCGGCCGGTGCCGGCGGGACTTCAATCTGCAGCTGTCCCATTTTTATATTATTTTTTGTGTGGCGGCTTTCCCCCTGAAATATTGCCACATTTAAAAATTTCTGATTATCGCTTATCGTATAGAACCGTTCTACCCGGCTCACCGGTATAATCGTATTGCGCTCAATAATTGGCGAAAAGTACCCGGGTTCGTATGCTCCTGCCGGCGTAGCAACGGCTACTTCAATGCCCAGCGTATACGGGCAGACATCAGTTAACACGACTTCCCGCAGCATGAGATTCCGGTCCTTCATCGCCGCTTGTACAGCGGCGCCTGCTGCCACTACTTCATCGGGATTTAACCTGCAGTCAGGCAGCCGGCCGAACAGACGGCTGACCAGACTATGAATGACAGGCATCCTTGTAGCCCCGCCGACTAAAATCACCGCATTCAGCTCGCTCGCTTTCATTGCGGCGTCTTTCAGCGCCTGTTCAACCGGCTGCCGCAATTGATTGAGCAGCGGCTTGGACAATAAGGCCATCGCCGGCCTGTCAATCCTCCAGGTTCTTGTTTGCTCCCCGACGCGGCAAGCCATTGCGCCCGCACTGCTCTGACTCAGGCTCTGTTTGCATTTCTCCGCCTGTTTATAAATAGCCGCATAGGTTTTTTCGTCCAGCTGTTCCCGGCCTAGCTGGCACTCGTTCATAAATTGCTTTACTAATAAATGAGTAAAATCTTCTCCCCCCAGATAATTATTGCCGGCAATCGCCTTGACCTCCAGTACGTTTTCAAAAAGCTCCACAATCGAGACATCAAAAGTACCTCCGCCAAGGTCAAATACTAAAAACCGGGTTTCAGAATCACGCTGATGCAGCCCGTAGGCAATTGCCGCAGCCGTTGGTTCATTGATAAGGCGCTCAACCTTCAAGCCTGCCAGTTCGCCAGCCCGTTTAGTTGCCTGCCGCTGGGCATCGTTAAAGTACGCAGGAACACTGACTATGGCTTCGTCAATACTTTGTCTCAAAAAAACCTCGGCATCTTCTTTTAATGAACGGATAACAAAAGCGGCTAATTCTTCCGGCAAAAAAGAATACCGGCCCAGTGTAAACGTCTTGTTTGTCCCCATAAACCGTTTAAACACGGCAATCGACAGCTGGGGATGGGTAAGCAGCCGTTCCCTGGCGATTTCACCCACCACTATCTCGCCTTCATCACCGACGCTGATCACTGATGGCGTCAGCTTTTTCCCCAGACCATTGGGGATTATCACTGCTTCGCCATTTTGCCAGTAAGCGACCAGGCTATTGGTTGTTCCTAAATCTATGCCCACACTCGCCATATCGGCTCATACCTTTCTAAAAGTATTGCAAGGATCCACCGGCTGCCTTCTCAGCGGCATTTGCGAACCAAGAAGCACCAGATGATCGCGGCCATCAAGATCGTTGCTCCTATAGACTGTACTGTACTTAACATGAGCACTCCTCGCCTATGAATTGAATCCGGCCTCTCCGTAATAGAAGTTACTATATTTAAAATACTACTTTTGGGGTAATACGCCCATAGGACTTACGATTCATTTACACGCCGTCCCGCCACTAACAGTCAAGGTAAAAATCCTCAGAATCTTATATTGCCGTTACATCAGGCAAGAAAATAGCCATAACTGCTTATTATGAAATAAGCAGTTATGGCTATTTCTCTACTAAGGCAGAAATTCCTGCCAGTTCGTTTTACGAGTCCGTTTTTTCACCAATGATAGGGGGTTATGTCAGGGGCGGCCGCTGCTTCTGCTTAAGCTGATGAATCATATCGCCGTCAATCCCGTGGGCACACTCCATAACGACCTCGGTCAAGGTGGGATGGGGATGAATGGTGTGGGCAATGTCCCGGGCGGTCAGGTTGTTACGGATGGCCAGCGCTCCCTCCATAATGAGATCACTGGCATGGGCCCCAAGAATGTGCATGCCCAGGATTTTGCCGGTGCCGGCCGCAGCCACGATTTTAACCAGACCATCCGGTTCAGCCATCGATACCGCTTTGCCGTTAGCGGCAAAGTTAAATTTGCTGATTTTAAAAGCCTCGCCGCCGGCCAGCGCCGCCTGTTCGGTCAACCCTACCGACGCTATTTCCGGGGTAGTAAATATGCAGGCCGGAACCGCACGGTAATCCATCAGCGAGCTGACCCCCATCGCATTTTCCGCCGCCACAAGGCCCTCGGCTGAGGCAACATGGGCCAGCATGCTCCGGCCGGTAACATCGCCGATGGCATAGATACCGGCGACATTGGTTTCCATGCGCGCATTAACGGTTATACCCGCGTGGTCATAAACAACCCCGGCCGCTGCCAGCCCCAGATCCGCCAGCACCGGCCGGCGGCCGGCGGCCACCAGGACCTTGCCGGCCGGCAATTGCTGCCTGCCTTTCCCGGTATCAACCGCAACAAGCACCCCGGCCGGCGCCGCCTCGATCGCCGTTACCCTGGCGCCAACTAGGGTTTTAATGCCCTGTTTGCGCAAAATTATCCCCAGCCGCTTGACCAGGTCATTGTCCAGACCGGGCAAAACAGCCGGCAGCAATTCCACAATTGTCACTTCACAGCCAAAAGAGCGCATAAGCGTTGCAAACTCAATGCCCACAACCCCGCCCCCAATGATCAGCAGGCTTGGCGGGATCTCGGTCAGTTCCAGCAGTTCGTCGCTGGTAATCACGGCCGGCAGCCCGCAGCCAGGCACCGGCACCGGGCCGGGCTGCGAGCCGGTGGCGATAATGATCTGCCGGGCTTCATAACTCTCCCTGCGGCCGGTATCAGGGTTGCTGACCGCCAGCCGGCTGGGGCCTGTCAGCATGGCAGTACCCTGCACCACGGTGATCCCATGGCTGCGCACCAGCTGCTCAATCCCGCCCCGGAGCTGGGCTACCACTGCATTTTTCCGGGCCATGACTGCCCCGAAATCAAAACCAATTCCCGTTGCGGTTAAGCCAAACTCGGAGCTGCGCTTGAGGTCTTCCCATTTTTCCGCACTTTTTAATAAGGTCTTGGTGGGTATGCAGCCCCGGTTCAGGCATACCCCGCCCAGAGACTCTTTTTCCACCAAAAGTACCTTGCCGCCCAGTTGGGCGGCGCGGATCGCCGCCACATATCCGCCCGGCCCGCCGCCAATAACAGCGATATCATAGTTCATGGGCCAATTCCCTCCTGTGTATTTGAAGCTACCGCAACAGATTCCAACTGTCACAGCCGTATTTTGTCCTGACAAGTTCAGCAGCCGTGGCCTGCTCCTGCTCACTCAGCCGGCCGGGCTCCAGTTCAAGCCCCAGCGCCGCACCAAAAGCGGCGCTCATTGTCCGGCGAACCGACTCCCAGCTCACCTCCCGGCCCAGAATTTCCTGCACCGATATGGCCCGTTTGGCCAGCATTGCCGCCACCGAACGCTGCTCCTCCGGTGACGGAAGATTAAGTAAAGCTGCAACCTGCTCAGGCTGAAACGCCAGCAAAATCGAGCCATGCTGCAGAATGACCCCGTCTTTACGCACCTGGGCGCTGCCTGCCAGCTTACGCCCCCGGGCCGTCAGCTCATAGTGCGAGGGGGCATCGAAACATGCCGCCGAGGCGGACCGGCGCCTGGTGCCGGCCTGACTGTAGGCAGCCTTGGGCATACTCATCGCGGCATCGATGCCCAGCGCGCTCAGCCCGGCCAGCAAACCGCCACTAAAATAGTGATAAGAGGCGGTAATGGTTGCCGGAATCTGCGGGGCGTCGGCCCGCACCACCACACTGTAGGTTAGTTCCGCCGCATGGAGAACCGCCCGGCCGCCGGTAAGCCTGCGGACAACATCGATTCCCGCCTGGCGGCATTTCTCTAAATCGACTTCGGCGGCCGCTTTTTGAAAATAACCGATGCTCATAGCGGCCGGCTGCCAGCCATAAAACCGGACTGTCGGCGGTACAGCGCCGCTGGCATGGGCGTGCAGGATAGCCTCATCCACCGCCATATTCCGGGCTGCCGTTCCAATCCCGCTGTTAATAACCCGCCATCTCACCGTCCCGTCACCTCGCCGCCCCGGCCAATCCAGCCACAATGCCGCTCTCTTTCATGGCCTGCTCCGCCTCGGTCCTGCTTAACCGCCGGGGATAGTTGTACATGCTCCCTCCCGGCCGTTCGTTGTAATACGGCCGGTTGCAGTCCGGACAACCGCTGGTTTCAAAAGCCGTCCCCGCGCTCAGCAGCTGCTTTAATTCTCCCAGCGGCAGGTTAATTCCGGTTAAAGTCCCCTGCCGATACCGGAAAACGTCCGGACTGCAGCCTGATTGCAACAGGAAATGAGCAATCTGCACCCGCCGGTATTGACCGATGGCCGGCGGCCGCCGCTCCGCCCAGGCGGTCCCCCGTACAGGCGTAAAGGCAAACAGGCCAACCGCAATTCCTTTATTGACACATTGTTCTATAGTCTTTATCATTTCCTCCTCAGTTTCGCCCAGACCAACGATGAGATGAGTACTGGCCCGTCCGGGCAGTTCTGCGGCCACCTGGTGCAACAGCTCCCAGCGCCGCTGCCAGTGGCCATCCTTCACCTGGTGAAAGATGGCCGGCGTGGCCGCGTCCAGAGCGATGCAAATACGCTCTGCGCCCCGGCTGACAAGTTCCCGGGCCTGCTCCACCGTGTCAATGGCACTGGCGACGCAGACCGGAATATCGCTGGCCTGTGCTAAAGCCTCCACCGCCCTGACACTCGTTGGCCAGCTGGCTTCGCTATGGACGACCTGCAGACAGGCCCGTTTCAGGTTTCCGGCCTGAAAGGCGGCACTAATAGCCTGAACAGCCTCAGTTCCGTCCAGCTCGGGCCAGGTAACCCGTGACAGCAGATCGGCCCGGGCCGCACTGCTGCGGGCTTGCGCACAAAAGCGGCAGTTATGGCGGCATTTGGCCCCCAGCATAATATAAGCAGTCGTTGGCAGCACATCAGTCCTGACATGTTTTTTGCCGACCACACAGGCCGTACCTGCCGACAGTTTCCACAGATTCACAGTACACAGCACTCCTCTCCCCGGGAAATTGTCAGGCCAAGTTTATTAGCCAGAGCCACAGCCGCCGGGGCCGGATTGACGACAGTGTCAAAGCCGATGCGGACAGCCCACTTGTCAATTTCCTCCCGGTACCGCCCGCCGGGGCGCATGCAACCCAGATGCAGGGGGATAGCGGGAAAATTGAGCCGGGCATGGGTCAGCAGCCGGGCAACCTCGGTAATATCGGGGGGCTTACGGTCGCCAAACCGGGTCCCCCGGGTCGGCATAAAAATGATAAAGGTTAACGCTTCGGCCCCTAAGGCCTGTAAAATTTCTAACGCCCGGTACTCGCCGCTGATCTGGCCGCCCTTGAGGCCGGCGCAGATATGGGGCATCACCCGGACCCTGCGGCGCAGGGACTGGTAGCAGGCGATATAATCCGCCGCCTGGCGGCCGTTGCCGAACACTTCCCGGATGGTGGGATCATCACTGACAAAATCAAAGGACACGCAGTCAGCTACGGCCGCCAGTTGCTCAATTTCCGCCTCTCCCACCAGGCCGACATGCATATTATACCGCCGCCCGCTTTTAACTGCCGCCAGTTGCGCAAGGTGCTCCCCCACCGGGACTGAACCGTCGGCCCGGCAACCGCCGCTGACCAGCCAGCTGGGGCTGTCATCGGCGGCAACTGCTGCTGCCAGGGGCTGCATATGCTGCAGGTAGTGTCCCCCGCAGTGAGCGCAATTCAGCTCACAGCTAGGTCCTGTCACACTAACCGGTCTGGTTTTGTGCGGATAAGCAAAACAAATGCTGCTGCGGTCCGGCAGCCGGCCTAGCCCTTCCATTTTACAACCGGTTTCCGGGCTGCCGCGGCCTCGTCCAGACGGCCTACCACCGTTGACCGGGGCGCGCCGGTAATCAGGCCGGCATCCTCCCGGGCATCCCGGGCAATCCGCCGCATGGCGGCGATAAAGCCGTCCAGGGTCTCCTTGCTTTCCGTTTCGGTAGGCTCAATCATGATCGCCTCCTCCACAATCAGCGGGAAATAGACCGTCGGCGGATGATAGCCGTAGTCCAGCAGCCGTTTGGCAATATCCAGGGTGTGGATGCCATAGGCTCTCTGTTTCCGGGACGTTATAATGCATTCATGCTTGCACGGCTGGGCAAAGGGGGCATAGAAGTCCTCTTTTAGCTGACTGAGGACATAGTTGGCATTCAATACCGCGTCCTCGCTGGCCTGTTTCAGCCCGGCCGGCCCCATCGCCCGGATATAGGCATAAGCCCGGACAACCACGCCGAAATTGCCATAGAAGGAATGCATCCGGCCAATCGACAGCGGCCGGTCCTCATCCAGGCGGAAGGTCCCGGCCTCGCGGACAATAACCGGCACCGGCAGAAAGGGAATCAGGGCCTGTTTGACGCCTACCGGCCCGGACCCGGGGCCGCCGCCGCCATGGGGCGTGCTAAAGGTCTTATGAAGATTTAAATGAACGACGTCAAAGCCCATATCGCCGGGGCGGGTAATGCCCATAATGGCATTGGCGTTGGCGCCGTCATAATACAGCAGCCCGCCCGCAGCATGGACGATCCGGGCAATCTCCCGGATATTGATCTCAAACAAGCCCAGCGTACTGGGATTTGTCAGCATCAGGGCCGCTGTATCAGGACCCACGGCCGCTTGCAGAGCCTCCAGATTGACAGAGCCGTCGGCATTGGACTTTATTTCCACAATTTCCAGGCCGGCCACCGCCGCTGACGCGGGATTGGTGCCATGGGCCGAGTCCGGCACAATCACCTTGGTCCGGTTTTCCCCCCGGTGCCGGTGGTAAGCCCGGATAAGCTTAAGGCCTGTCAGTTCCCCCTGGGCGCCGGCCACCGGCTGGGTGGTAACGGCATCCATACCGGCAATCTCAGCCAGATATTCTTCCATATTCCCGAGCAGTTCCAGCGCCCCCTGTACGGTTTCTGCGGCCTGCAGCGGATGGATGGCGGCAAAGCCCGGCAGCCGGCAGACATCCTCGTTTATTTTCGGGTTGTATTTCATCGTGCAGGAGCCTAAGGGATAAAAGCCCGAATCTACCCCGAAGTTGCGCCTGGACAGACCTGTATAATGGCGCACAAGGTCCTGCTGACTGACTTCCGGCAATGCTGCCGGGGTTTTTCTCAGAAACCGGGCGGGAATTACATCCGCAGCCGCTGCCGGCGGCACGTCACTGTCAGGCAGATCAATCGCCCGGCGGCCGGTTTTGCTGATTTCAAAGATCAAAGCGGTGGATTTTCTATTACTCATACGATTGCCCCCAGTCTGGCTGCCAGCAGGTCAATCTCCTGGCGTGACCGGCTTTCCGTCACACACAGCAGGGTGCAGCCTGTTAGTTCCGGATAATAGTTGCCCAAATCAAGGCCGCCGATGATGTTGGCGGCCAACAGCTGTTTATTCACTGCGGCAACCGGTTGCGGCAGGCGAACGGCGAACTCTTTAAAGAAAGGTGCGCCGAACACCGGTTCAACCCCTTTGATCCCGGTCAGCTGCGTATAGGCGTAATGCGCTTTTTGCAGCGACAGGGATGCTATCTGCGGCAAGCCCTCTTTGCCCATAGTGTTTAAGTACACAGCGGCAGCTAAAGCGCATAAGGCTTCATTGGAGCAGATGTTGGAGGTGGCTTTTTCCCGGCGGATATGCTGTTCCCGGGCCTGCAGGGTAAGCACAAAGCCCCGGTTGCCCTCCTGATCCACGGTCTGGCCCACAATCCGGCCGGGGATTTTGCGCATTAGCTTTTCCGTTGTAGCGAAAAAACCCAGATAAGGACCGCCGAAGGACAGGGGAATTCCCAGACTCTGTCCTTCACCCACGACAATATCCACGCCCAGCTTTCCCGGCGCTTCCAGCAACCCCAGCGAAATGGGATCAACGGCGGCAATCATGAGGGCCCCCTGGGCATGAGCCGCCGCCGTCCCAGCCGCCAGGTCTTCAATGCAGCCAAAAAAATTGGGGCTCTGGACAATAACGGCCGCCACTGTTGGTCCGAGTTTATTTTGCAGCTCGCCGGCAGCCAGGACACCGTCCTGATAGCCGATCTCCGTGAGTGTATAACCCCGGTCCCGGGCATAGGTGCTGAGTATTGCCCGGTAATGGGGATGCACGGTTTTGGCCACCAGGAACTCTTTACGGCCAGTGGCGCTGGCGGCCACCATCGCGGCTTCGGCCAAACCTGTGCCCCCGTCATACAGGGAGGAATTAGCCACCTCCAGCCCTGTCAGTTCGGCAATCAGGGCCTGATATTCCCACAAAGCCTGTAAATATCCCTGGGAAATCTCCGGCTGGTAAGGGGTATAGGCCGTATAAAATTCGGAACGGCGTAAAATGTGATCGACCACACTCGGTATATAATGGTCATAGGCACCAGCCCCGAGAAAGCAAATATACTCGCTGACATTGATGTTGGCTCCGGCCAGGGCGGCCAGATGTTTTGCCAGATCAGGTTCAGCCAGCGCTGCCGGCAGGTTTAGCGGCCGGTGCAGGCATAACTCTGCCGGAATATCAGCGAACAGCTCCCCGCTATTGGCCACGCCGATAGCCGCTAACATTGCTTTCCGGTCTGCTTCTGTATGCGGTAGATAGCTCCAGGGCATATTACTGGCCTCCCTCACCCACTAGCCGTTCGTAGGCCTCACTATCCAGCAAGGCATCCGGCTGCGGCAGGTCGGAGATTTCTAAAACAGCAATCCAGCCGGTC contains:
- the gcvPA gene encoding aminomethyl-transferring glycine dehydrogenase subunit GcvPA — protein: MPWSYLPHTEADRKAMLAAIGVANSGELFADIPAELCLHRPLNLPAALAEPDLAKHLAALAGANINVSEYICFLGAGAYDHYIPSVVDHILRRSEFYTAYTPYQPEISQGYLQALWEYQALIAELTGLEVANSSLYDGGTGLAEAAMVAASATGRKEFLVAKTVHPHYRAILSTYARDRGYTLTEIGYQDGVLAAGELQNKLGPTVAAVIVQSPNFFGCIEDLAAGTAAAHAQGALMIAAVDPISLGLLEAPGKLGVDIVVGEGQSLGIPLSFGGPYLGFFATTEKLMRKIPGRIVGQTVDQEGNRGFVLTLQAREQHIRREKATSNICSNEALCALAAAVYLNTMGKEGLPQIASLSLQKAHYAYTQLTGIKGVEPVFGAPFFKEFAVRLPQPVAAVNKQLLAANIIGGLDLGNYYPELTGCTLLCVTESRSRQEIDLLAARLGAIV
- the gcvPB gene encoding aminomethyl-transferring glycine dehydrogenase subunit GcvPB, whose protein sequence is MSNRKSTALIFEISKTGRRAIDLPDSDVPPAAAADVIPARFLRKTPAALPEVSQQDLVRHYTGLSRRNFGVDSGFYPLGSCTMKYNPKINEDVCRLPGFAAIHPLQAAETVQGALELLGNMEEYLAEIAGMDAVTTQPVAGAQGELTGLKLIRAYHRHRGENRTKVIVPDSAHGTNPASAAVAGLEIVEIKSNADGSVNLEALQAAVGPDTAALMLTNPSTLGLFEINIREIARIVHAAGGLLYYDGANANAIMGITRPGDMGFDVVHLNLHKTFSTPHGGGGPGSGPVGVKQALIPFLPVPVIVREAGTFRLDEDRPLSIGRMHSFYGNFGVVVRAYAYIRAMGPAGLKQASEDAVLNANYVLSQLKEDFYAPFAQPCKHECIITSRKQRAYGIHTLDIAKRLLDYGYHPPTVYFPLIVEEAIMIEPTETESKETLDGFIAAMRRIARDAREDAGLITGAPRSTVVGRLDEAAAARKPVVKWKG
- a CDS encoding radical SAM protein yields the protein MNLWKLSAGTACVVGKKHVRTDVLPTTAYIMLGAKCRHNCRFCAQARSSAARADLLSRVTWPELDGTEAVQAISAAFQAGNLKRACLQVVHSEASWPTSVRAVEALAQASDIPVCVASAIDTVEQARELVSRGAERICIALDAATPAIFHQVKDGHWQRRWELLHQVAAELPGRASTHLIVGLGETEEEMIKTIEQCVNKGIAVGLFAFTPVRGTAWAERRPPAIGQYRRVQIAHFLLQSGCSPDVFRYRQGTLTGINLPLGELKQLLSAGTAFETSGCPDCNRPYYNERPGGSMYNYPRRLSRTEAEQAMKESGIVAGLAGAAR
- a CDS encoding molecular chaperone HscC; this encodes MASVGIDLGTTNSLVAYWQNGEAVIIPNGLGKKLTPSVISVGDEGEIVVGEIARERLLTHPQLSIAVFKRFMGTNKTFTLGRYSFLPEELAAFVIRSLKEDAEVFLRQSIDEAIVSVPAYFNDAQRQATKRAGELAGLKVERLINEPTAAAIAYGLHQRDSETRFLVFDLGGGTFDVSIVELFENVLEVKAIAGNNYLGGEDFTHLLVKQFMNECQLGREQLDEKTYAAIYKQAEKCKQSLSQSSAGAMACRVGEQTRTWRIDRPAMALLSKPLLNQLRQPVEQALKDAAMKASELNAVILVGGATRMPVIHSLVSRLFGRLPDCRLNPDEVVAAGAAVQAAMKDRNLMLREVVLTDVCPYTLGIEVAVATPAGAYEPGYFSPIIERNTIIPVSRVERFYTISDNQKFLNVAIFQGESRHTKNNIKMGQLQIEVPPAPAGSQAIDVRYTYDINGILEVEVLAVETGLKKKTVIEERPGSMAKAEIDRRLAALNKIKVHPRDRQENRLLIARAERLYEELRGQLRAELALVLQRFEFVINGQNDREVSKAAKALRQFLDDLEDNRFL
- a CDS encoding radical SAM protein, with protein sequence MEGLGRLPDRSSICFAYPHKTRPVSVTGPSCELNCAHCGGHYLQHMQPLAAAVAADDSPSWLVSGGCRADGSVPVGEHLAQLAAVKSGRRYNMHVGLVGEAEIEQLAAVADCVSFDFVSDDPTIREVFGNGRQAADYIACYQSLRRRVRVMPHICAGLKGGQISGEYRALEILQALGAEALTFIIFMPTRGTRFGDRKPPDITEVARLLTHARLNFPAIPLHLGCMRPGGRYREEIDKWAVRIGFDTVVNPAPAAVALANKLGLTISRGEECCVL
- a CDS encoding lipoate--protein ligase family protein codes for the protein MRWRVINSGIGTAARNMAVDEAILHAHASGAVPPTVRFYGWQPAAMSIGYFQKAAAEVDLEKCRQAGIDVVRRLTGGRAVLHAAELTYSVVVRADAPQIPATITASYHYFSGGLLAGLSALGIDAAMSMPKAAYSQAGTRRRSASAACFDAPSHYELTARGRKLAGSAQVRKDGVILQHGSILLAFQPEQVAALLNLPSPEEQRSVAAMLAKRAISVQEILGREVSWESVRRTMSAAFGAALGLELEPGRLSEQEQATAAELVRTKYGCDSWNLLR
- the lpdA gene encoding dihydrolipoyl dehydrogenase, producing MNYDIAVIGGGPGGYVAAIRAAQLGGKVLLVEKESLGGVCLNRGCIPTKTLLKSAEKWEDLKRSSEFGLTATGIGFDFGAVMARKNAVVAQLRGGIEQLVRSHGITVVQGTAMLTGPSRLAVSNPDTGRRESYEARQIIIATGSQPGPVPVPGCGLPAVITSDELLELTEIPPSLLIIGGGVVGIEFATLMRSFGCEVTIVELLPAVLPGLDNDLVKRLGIILRKQGIKTLVGARVTAIEAAPAGVLVAVDTGKGRQQLPAGKVLVAAGRRPVLADLGLAAAGVVYDHAGITVNARMETNVAGIYAIGDVTGRSMLAHVASAEGLVAAENAMGVSSLMDYRAVPACIFTTPEIASVGLTEQAALAGGEAFKISKFNFAANGKAVSMAEPDGLVKIVAAAGTGKILGMHILGAHASDLIMEGALAIRNNLTARDIAHTIHPHPTLTEVVMECAHGIDGDMIHQLKQKQRPPLT